Proteins from a genomic interval of Cervus elaphus chromosome 13, mCerEla1.1, whole genome shotgun sequence:
- the SLC25A47 gene encoding solute carrier family 25 member 47 isoform X1 yields MELDHSISSVRPHASSSLTVRRTGLRSVAPQLDVACSVQACPLPPSRTCAPTKATCMFGRPLLQGHTRSVPQVVPDATQVPYSSRGGRDGGVCGVAVGYPLDTVKVRIQTEPKYKGIWDCVRDTYHREQLRGFYRGLSLPVCTVSLVSSVSFGTYRHCLAHICRVRYGSADVKPAKTDITLSGFASGLVRVFLTSPTEVAKVRLQTQTQAQQRRRPSASGPLATPPTCPVPPAGLPAGPKYRGPLHCLATVAREEGLRGLYKGSSALLFRDGHSFATYFLSYAILCEWLTPAGHSRPDVSGVLVAGGCAGALAWAVATPMDVIKARLQADGRGRCRYRGLLHCVLTSVREEGPRVLFKGLLLNCCRAFPVNMVVFVAYEAVLRLTQGLLT; encoded by the exons ATGGAACTTGACCACTCCATTTCTTCAGTTAGACCGCATGCCTCAAGTTCCCTCACTGTCCGAAGGACTGGCCTCCGCAGTGTAGCACCCCAGCTGGACGTGGCCTGCTCAGTACAggcctgtcccctccctccttccagaaCCTGCGCTCCTACTAAGGCAACCTGCATGTTTGGCCGGCCACTCCTGCAGGGACACACCCGGAGCGTGCCCCAAGTGGTCCCCGACGCGACGCAGGTGCCGTACTCCTCTCGTGGAGGCAGAGACGGAG GTGTCTGCGGTGTTGCTGTGGGCTACCCCCTGGACACGGTGAAG GTCAGGATCCAGACGGAGCCCAAGTACAAGGGCATCTGGGACTGTGTCCGGGACACGTATCACCGGGAGCAG CTGCGGGGCTTCTACAGGGGCCTCTCACTGCCCGTGTGCACcgtgtccctggtctcctccgtGTCCTTCGGCACCTACCGCCACTGCCTCGCGCACATCTGCCGGGTCCGCTACGGCAGCGCTGACGTCAAGCCCGCCAAGACCGACATCACGCTCTCGGGGTTTGCCTCCGGCCTCGTCCGC gtgtTCCTGACCTCGCCCACCGAGGTGGCCAAGGTCCGCCTGCAGACGCAGACGCAGGCGCAGCAGCGGCGGCGTCCCTCGGCCTCGGGGCCCTTGGCCACGCCCCCCACGTGCCCCGTGCCCCCCGCGGGTCTGCCGGCCGGGCCCAAGTACCGCGGGCCGCTGCACTGCCTGGCCACGGTGGCCCGGGAGGAGGGGCTGCGTGGCCTCTACAAGGGCAGCTCGGCCCTGCTCTTCCGGGACGGGCACTCCTTCGCCACCTACTTCCTCTCGTACGCCATCCTCTGTGAGTGGCTGACTCCTGCCGGCCATAGCAGGCCAG ATGTCTCGGGCGTGCTGGTGGCCGGTGGCTGTGCGGGGGCGCTGGCCTGGGCCGTGGCCACGCCCATGGACGTGATCAAGGCGCGCCTGCAGGCGGACGGCCGGGGCCGCTGTCGCTAccggggcctcctgcactgcgtgctgaccAGCGTGCGGGAGGAGGGGCCGCGCGTGCTCTTCAAGGGGCTGCTGCTCAACTGCTGCCGTGCCTTCCCCGTCAACATGGTGGTGTTCGTGGCCTACGAGGCCGTGCTGAGGCTCACGCAGGGCCTGCTCACATAG
- the SLC25A47 gene encoding solute carrier family 25 member 47 isoform X2 has product MDFVAGAVGGVCGVAVGYPLDTVKVRIQTEPKYKGIWDCVRDTYHREQLRGFYRGLSLPVCTVSLVSSVSFGTYRHCLAHICRVRYGSADVKPAKTDITLSGFASGLVRVFLTSPTEVAKVRLQTQTQAQQRRRPSASGPLATPPTCPVPPAGLPAGPKYRGPLHCLATVAREEGLRGLYKGSSALLFRDGHSFATYFLSYAILCEWLTPAGHSRPDVSGVLVAGGCAGALAWAVATPMDVIKARLQADGRGRCRYRGLLHCVLTSVREEGPRVLFKGLLLNCCRAFPVNMVVFVAYEAVLRLTQGLLT; this is encoded by the exons ATGGATTTTGTTGCTGGAGCTGTCGGAG GTGTCTGCGGTGTTGCTGTGGGCTACCCCCTGGACACGGTGAAG GTCAGGATCCAGACGGAGCCCAAGTACAAGGGCATCTGGGACTGTGTCCGGGACACGTATCACCGGGAGCAG CTGCGGGGCTTCTACAGGGGCCTCTCACTGCCCGTGTGCACcgtgtccctggtctcctccgtGTCCTTCGGCACCTACCGCCACTGCCTCGCGCACATCTGCCGGGTCCGCTACGGCAGCGCTGACGTCAAGCCCGCCAAGACCGACATCACGCTCTCGGGGTTTGCCTCCGGCCTCGTCCGC gtgtTCCTGACCTCGCCCACCGAGGTGGCCAAGGTCCGCCTGCAGACGCAGACGCAGGCGCAGCAGCGGCGGCGTCCCTCGGCCTCGGGGCCCTTGGCCACGCCCCCCACGTGCCCCGTGCCCCCCGCGGGTCTGCCGGCCGGGCCCAAGTACCGCGGGCCGCTGCACTGCCTGGCCACGGTGGCCCGGGAGGAGGGGCTGCGTGGCCTCTACAAGGGCAGCTCGGCCCTGCTCTTCCGGGACGGGCACTCCTTCGCCACCTACTTCCTCTCGTACGCCATCCTCTGTGAGTGGCTGACTCCTGCCGGCCATAGCAGGCCAG ATGTCTCGGGCGTGCTGGTGGCCGGTGGCTGTGCGGGGGCGCTGGCCTGGGCCGTGGCCACGCCCATGGACGTGATCAAGGCGCGCCTGCAGGCGGACGGCCGGGGCCGCTGTCGCTAccggggcctcctgcactgcgtgctgaccAGCGTGCGGGAGGAGGGGCCGCGCGTGCTCTTCAAGGGGCTGCTGCTCAACTGCTGCCGTGCCTTCCCCGTCAACATGGTGGTGTTCGTGGCCTACGAGGCCGTGCTGAGGCTCACGCAGGGCCTGCTCACATAG